A single window of Gehongia tenuis DNA harbors:
- a CDS encoding single-stranded DNA-binding protein — protein MNKICIVGNLTKDPELRATEQGNAVCSFTVAVNRRYRDQDGNTPTDFIPVVVWRDLAENCAKYLAKGRKVAVSGALQIRSYTDRDGVKRWVSEIQANEVDFLTPRGESSKDEAPAKREQDAHSAPPKDDWVSEAQAADPFPWE, from the coding sequence ACCAAGGACCCGGAGCTTCGTGCCACGGAACAGGGGAATGCGGTATGCAGTTTCACGGTGGCGGTGAACCGCCGCTATAGGGATCAGGACGGCAACACGCCCACGGATTTTATTCCGGTGGTAGTCTGGCGTGATCTTGCGGAGAACTGCGCCAAGTATCTCGCCAAAGGGCGAAAGGTGGCTGTAAGCGGGGCGCTGCAAATCAGGAGCTATACGGATAGGGACGGCGTGAAACGGTGGGTATCGGAGATACAGGCCAACGAGGTGGATTTCCTCACGCCAAGGGGCGAGTCCTCGAAGGATGAAGCGCCAGCCAAGCGGGAGCAGGATGCGCATTCGGCGCCGCCCAAGGACGATTGGGTGAGCGAGGCCCAGGCGGCGGACCCGTTTCCGTGGGAGTAG